Genomic window (Phragmites australis chromosome 21, lpPhrAust1.1, whole genome shotgun sequence):
TCGATAGGTTGAAAGCCTACTGAAACGCTGGGTGAAGGAACTTCCCTCGGTACTTTGGGCCGTGCATACTTCAACCAACAGGGCCACCAGTGAAACTCCATTATTCTTAGTCTATGGAACAGAGATAGTGCTCCCGACCAAGTTGTAGTTTGGATCGCCACGAGTGGAAAATTACTTGGAAGAAGGGAATGAGCAGTTGCGGGCAGACGATATCAACCTCCTCAAGGAGTATTGTGATCGAGGTTGACCAAGAGTCCATCAAGATCTTCATTTCATCCACTGGCTTGGGAGGAGCGTCGGTAGCTAGCACGGCGGGTTTCTTCTTCGGTGAAGAAGGAGCAGCGGTGTTCACGGAGGAGCCAGAGTCCATGGAGCTAGGTTTCTATGTGGCAGTGCGAGCTGGGGTGGAGAACAAGGAAAGCTTATGCGAGAAGATTGATGGGGAGAGAATGGCTACAATCCAAGTTCGTGCAGATAAAAAGACATGATTTTATGGTCTTTTTGGTAACCACTCCTTTCATTATGGCACCTCGTTCAGCATAAAAGGTGGAGTGATGGTGTCGTGCGAATCTTTGCATGCCTATCTGCGCACATTAAATGCACCTATACTCAACGGTTTGAATTTTGGACTAACTCTACTCAGAATCGGGTGTCGATAAGTCGAGTTTTCAATCCTTTTTTGAGTCTCTAGTGCGGAAAATGGTAGGGCGCTCAACCTAGCTGCGTTTTCACTCAATACTTGAAGCAGTACCTTTCAtgctcaattctttcgactgcAAGCTTGATCCACCTTACTCGACCAAGTCTAGGCTTGACAGTACTCGAGTGGGCATTTGTGGAAACCCTCCCCGCTgagcagagttagggggctactatcgaatatctaattataaggtatatgcgcataaggaataCACTAGATGCATGCGGGGTATACCATGCACATGATTAATAGCTCCGGATATTGCGGACCCGAATCTGCAGGACCTGATACACTTGAAGATTATGAAAACTTGtactaggaaggtcttgatCGGGTTACTCGACTCGAGTACGATTAGTATCCAGGTTGAATTATGTTGCCTTGTATTGGtcgacaagatgaaggacactCTATCAACTATGACTAGGATTAAGACAGTGACTCGACCCCTTTATAAGGTAGGGTCCCAGATCCTCGAAGGGGGGTTGAATATTTTTCAGAACCTACAACTCGACGCAAGTAATACCAAGATACTCGACGACTTCATCCCTCAATTAGTCTAAATCCAATCTCCttcattgtaataggtctagccatgTTGCTTGTACTCAAGACAATCAATATACAGCAACATCCATATAAGACGTAGGGTATTATTCCAATcggggcccgaacctgtatacattgcGTGTCTTTTTTCCTGCTTGATCTTTGGTCTCGAAGATACTCCTGTTTAAATAATTATGTATTGTCGAGAATTAATCTTCGACACTAACCCTCGACAACCGAATTCCTATCACATATGCTCCCTATGAATGCTCCCCGAAGGATCTGAAGTTTCAGATTGATGTGCTACTGAACAACCGAACGCAATTCCTTATGGTTCAACACAGCCATTCTTCGATAGTACCTTGTCTTCTCTGCTGGACTGCATGACAGATTCCTTTGAACTCATTTTCCAGATGCACATAATTGTTGTGTTGTTAGAATTTAGATAGGTAGATAGATAAGGTTGTTCACTGTCACATAGAGGAGTGTCTGTCAACTATTGCTACTACTTTTTCTATGGACATCAATACCATCTTAAAATACaactttaactattatttttattataatatattaagtaaatttcattaaattataactatttgtaccattgtaacacaaaactataatttttgaagtctattttataaaactataactacTTCGACCTATGGTAACAAGAAACTATAACTTTTTGGCATATGTGTGGTTGACGGGTGGGATCAGGTCATATGGCTCATGTGTGGCTGACGAATGAGACCAGTTTAAAAGTTATAGTTTCTTGTTATCCAGGGTCGAAGtaattatagttttgtgaaatatattttaaaagttatagtTCTGTATTACAATAgtataaatagttataattttgtaaaatttattttaatatatttataaaacatagaaaaaatataatattttgaaagttcttttcgagataaatctattagtattattttaaaatatctaaactcaatacataaaaagtaacTTGTAATTCAAAAATATTAACTGTAcgtaatttaaaataatatttatttatgaccGGATGCAGTATTTCGTAGAAGCACCACCGTTCTGTATGCAACCATAGGAATGCTGCACATGCCTCATCTACAACTGTATGGATGCCTACCATGAATCTCGTATATTTTGCCCATGGCATCTGCCCAACTTTTGGTAGGTTCCTGAGACCACGTTCCTCCAAAATAAAATCATTTGTTCTTCAGATTTCTGAAACTTTTATGAGACGAAGGGTAGGACCATAGGAATAATTTGTTGGTGCACAAATAAACAAATACAATTATTGCTGCAATGTTCACTCGTTGCTCAACTGAACTGCTTCACTGCAGAAAATGACAACTTCTGCATGCTACTTAAGAAGCTGGTCTTAACAAGGCAAAGACGTACGAAGCCCCATCGATCCAGGAAACTAGGACAGAAACTGATGGAGCCCTCCGAGACCGAGGAGGATAAGAAGAACGCTCGCGAGCTGCACCGCAAGGCGCTGCAGGGCATCGTCACCGCCAACGGCTTCTTCACCGCCGCTGTCTTCGTCGGCATCAGCGGCACCGTGACGCCGTCCCCGTCCCTCCCGCAACACTGTGTCCCAGGCGCCGACATCGTCCAGACACTCTTCCTGTTCGAGGTGCTCTCATTCACCACCTACCTCGTGTCGTCTCTCATTGCCCAGGGCATGATGCTCGCCATCGACAGCCTGGAGGCTATCGACCCCGACCAAACGCAGTTTGCGGTCCCGATGGCCCCTAATCCAGAAGACCCGGACGCCTCTCAGCACTATCCATATCCACTTCCAGCGCGGGCATGGGATGTCAGTATGACGGTGAGGACGTGGTCGGCTGTAGGGACGAAGCCCCTGCCCATCAAGGAGAAGCTGTGGTGGTTCCGGAACATGATGAAGCTGTCGGTGGCGTTATCGGTGCTGGGGAGCGTCTTCTTGATGCTGTCCATGGTGGACGTCATCCAGCTCAAGCTCGGGCTGCTGTCGTGCGGGGGCATGGCGGCATTGGGCGCAGTGCTGGTGCTGACGCTGTTGGGGCTTTTCGGCTTCGCAGTCTACCTCGGCAGTGTCATCTACTCCCTCGGGGTGTACTAGCTGCTTTGCTTTTACAGCACCCTATTTTCCACATTTTTACAGCAGAAAAGTGATCCATTTCATCCGACGATGCATCCATTGTAATTTATCGTAGGCTACTTGTTGCACCCTCTTATCAACTGCATATCCTATTCTTCCAGTACTGAGTACCACTGACCTTGCTATTTTCTATGAAATGGATATTAACTAATCTGTCGCCGAGATGTTCTTAAAAAATTGTCATAGAAACCAACGTTTCAATAGTTACAGGACAgctgaaaatttaaaattatttgcttCTGCAAATAACACTCGCATGCGGCAAGGGagttaaaaaaatcctaaaaattaaGGTTCTTCAAGGCTCTAGTCCGACATTGTCATGATCCAATTCATCAAATGTATAGTTGCTCTAGCAGATGTGCATCCAAATTGAAACGAAACTGAGGTGTTTCGTACTCAGTATGACGCAAAGAGAACGAAGCATGTTCTTGTTTCTGCATCCAGTAATGAAGGACAGATTAAATGGCTGTTTCCAAAGCTTGATACAAATAAAATCTGAGCTCGTACCAATGTATATATGATGCCAATCGACCACAGAGGATATGCCACTCAAGCAAAAACTCCAGGCTGTTAACCATGGGATCagcctctcttttttcttttttctcgaACACTCACGATAACTGTGTATCATTGCTTAAGATAGAAAAATTCGAGTTACAGGTCCTAGATTTCAAGCTAAAAATTAGctcataaaaaaaagaagaaagaatccAGAACAAGCgatagccaaaaaaaattgttcatgAATAAAGATTCCCCACCCACTTTCTTGAAATTGTGGAAtgtgttggacttaatccttgtcGTAGGTCTTCGGAACTCATTTCACGCGAGTGCGGAAGGAAGGAGTTCGTATACGGTTCGTGTATGGCTATAGCGTCGTTCGTATGTGTGCAGAGTTCGAGTCGAAATCGGATCGTGGGATGGCATgattcgtgttaggattcggagttagcaggtcgctataaatatgagttgtaatctctaatttGTAAGCAAGACACAGAGTCGTGCAAGTCACGAGTCGAAGAGAGTCTAAAATTTCCTCCAGGGAGTTTTTGTTGGCCTCCATCTTGATCGCCCAGGTGGAGTAGTTGGTTGCCGTCAGCATCGGGTAGCACAATGAAACACCACCCTCCTTTGTTGCTTGCGCCGTGGTGATCGCCATCTCCTTGTACTGCAGATACTTAGGCATATAACTACTACATtagctctggtaccaattgttGGCCCAGCTCCTGGTACTCACGCACTCTTGTTCTGTGGACACAACTATCACAAAGACAAACACACGCGAGCACTAGCTGGAAGATGAACGCAAAGACCAGAGAAACAAGCACACACTTGGCCTGGCCACAACTGCTCACCAAGGCTGAGTGGGAGGCCCGATCGTCGAAGCGAGAAGGTGAGGGTCACTCCAGCAGCTCCAACGGCGGTGGTGGGCGAAGTCGTGGGAAACGGAAGTTCGACAAGGCAAAGGTGAGGTGCTATAGTTGCAATAACTATGGGCACTTCTCTTGGGAATGTCCCGAGTCGAAGAAGGAAGAATTGAAGAATGAGGAGAACGCACATCTCATCATGGCAGATGCTGATGATGAACCGGCATTGCTTTGATGCAACAAGCTTAAGGGGGGTGAATATTAGTGTTAATCTTGTTGCATGCATGTTTATTTATCTTGCATTGTACTGCTCACGTATTAGGTGAGTTCATACGTGTGCATGGATGTCTACTGAGGCTTGCACGTTGCATTAGTGAGTCATGCATGAACGTGTGTTAGCCATAGGCATGGTAGTTATTTAGTGAGCGATGTACTACTCGGTTAGAGATGTGACCACCGAGATTACAGGGTGCATGCATTAGGATAGGGATCATGCATATTTAGTCATGTGCACGTTGGAACGTGTAGCGCTTAAGACGGATCGAGCCGGTGGACTCGGAAGCCTGGGCGTTCAGCACTTGTCTATTTAAGTTAAGCACTTGTATTAggcaaaaacaacacaaaaaagaaagaagcaagGAGAAAATCTGGCTAAGCAGTTGCGGCCAGGCCAAGTGTGTGCTTGTTTCTCTGGTCTTTGCGTTCATCTTCC
Coding sequences:
- the LOC133903253 gene encoding uncharacterized protein LOC133903253, with protein sequence MEPSETEEDKKNARELHRKALQGIVTANGFFTAAVFVGISGTVTPSPSLPQHCVPGADIVQTLFLFEVLSFTTYLVSSLIAQGMMLAIDSLEAIDPDQTQFAVPMAPNPEDPDASQHYPYPLPARAWDVSMTVRTWSAVGTKPLPIKEKLWWFRNMMKLSVALSVLGSVFLMLSMVDVIQLKLGLLSCGGMAALGAVLVLTLLGLFGFAVYLGSVIYSLGVY